The following are encoded together in the Lathyrus oleraceus cultivar Zhongwan6 chromosome 3, CAAS_Psat_ZW6_1.0, whole genome shotgun sequence genome:
- the LOC127126719 gene encoding uncharacterized protein LOC127126719 has product MGSLLYQALSSSALLSLGLYHLILTTLNYFKSPHTYTSKPYHPLPSSNHPRLRPIQLYFIIFSLSIAIVHHLILAADSDPLIKGATPVHRLTSLQSAALLFLFLILSLSLLLPLPLSPDFSFSLLALLFLLHSSLQSSLSSLQTSSLEAKCDSVSSNLSALSSFLCLLLACFPRLYPADAALAASICLRGLWALQTGLSLYAEAFIPEGCHRLLDVVNGVEGSTQCDLDESKFRALAILDLAFVVHVMLVMIIVLVAYAAVATTVGTVRRVGSYEALPTATSSPTESNHIQMKALAGTQA; this is encoded by the coding sequence ATGGGAAGTTTATTATACCAAGCATTATCATCCTCAGCACTCCTTTCATTAGGTCTCTACCACCTCATTCTCACAACCCTAAACTACTTCAAATCCCCCCACACCTACACATCCAAACCCTACCACCCTCTCCCGTCCTCCAACCACCCTCGTCTCCGCCCTATCCAACTCTACTTCATCATTTTCTCTCTCTCCATCGCCATCGTCCACCACCTCATCCTCGCCGCTGATTCCGATCCTTTAATCAAAGGCGCCACCCCCGTCCACCGTCTCACTTCTCTCCAATCCGCTGCCCTCCTTTTCCTCTTCTTAATCCTCTCCCTCTCTCTCCTCCTCCCTCTCCCTCTCTCCCCCGACTTCTCTTTCTCTCTCCTTGCCCTCCTCTTCCTCCTCCACTCCTCCCTCCAAAGTTCCCTCTCCTCTCTCCAAACCTCCTCCCTCGAAGCCAAATGCGACTCCGTTTCTTCCAATCTCTCCGCTCTCTCTTCCTTCCTCTGTCTCCTCCTCGCATGTTTCCCTCGTCTCTACCCCGCCGACGCCGCACTCGCTGCATCCATCTGTCTCCGTGGCCTATGGGCTCTTCAAACCGGTCTTTCTCTTTACGCCGAAGCCTTTATCCCGGAAGGCTGTCATCGTCTCCTCGACGTTGTTAACGGCGTCGAAGGATCGACGCAGTGTGATCTTGACGAGTCTAAGTTTAGAGCGCTTGCTATTCTTGATCTAGCTTTTGTTGTTCATGTTATGTTGGTTATGATCATTGTTTTGGTTGCTTATGCTGCTGTTGCCACTACTGTTGGGACTGTTAGAAGGGTTGGATCCTACGAGGCATTGCCTACTGCTACGTCTTCGCCCACGGAATCAAATCATATTCAGATGAAAGCTTTGGCTGGAACACAGGCTTGA
- the LOC127126720 gene encoding syntaxin-22 isoform X2, protein MSFQDIQSGSNPPSRRTQSPSQAVAAGIFQINTAVGTFRRLVDSVGTVKDTPEHRQKLHNTRQRILQLVKDTSAKLKSLPESHRDANANTNKKIEDAKLARDFQTTLQEFQKVQQLASERESTYTPAAPASNLPTSSGPGQESIEIDPESQPFIRGQMRQEIVLLDNEISFNEAMIEERDQGLREIEEQIGEANEIFKDLAVLVHDQGIVIDDIQSNIDTSAGATAQVLVGAFNFCGGAGHLSHCTPNLVWKVD, encoded by the exons ATGAGTTTTCAAGATATTCAAAGTGGTTCCAATCCTCCTTCTCGTCGAACCCAGTCACCGTCGCAAGCCGTTGCTGCCGGAATTTTCCAGATCAACACCGCCGTCGGTACTTTCCGGCGACTCGTTGACTCCGTTGGAACCGTTAAAGATACTCCAGAGCACCGTCAGAAACT GCACAATACGAGACAGAGGATATTGCAGCTTGTGAAGGATACTTCTGCGAAACTCAAATCTTTGCCTGAATCCCATCGTGATGCTAATGCCAAT ACTAATAAGAAAATTGAAGATGCTAAGTTGGCAAGAGATTTCCAAACCACATTGCAAGAATTCCAGAAAGTTCAACAGCTTGCTTCTGAGCGTGAATCAACTTACACTCCGGCTGCCCCTGCTTCTAACTTACCAACAAG CTCTGGCCCCGGTCAAGAATCGATTGAGATAGACCCGGAAAGCCAACCTTTTATCAGAGGGCAGATGAG GCAAGAGATAGTTCTATTGGATAATGAAATATCCTTCAATGAAGCCATGATTGAAGAAAGAGATCAGGGTCTTAGAGAGATTGAAGAGCAAATTGGAGAAGCAAATGAAATATTCAAGGACCTTGCTGTTTTGGTTCATGATCAGGGGATTGTTATTG ATGACATTCAATCAAATATAGATACTTCTGCTGGTGCAACAGCTCAAG TGTTGGTGGGTGCTTTTAATTTTTGTGGCGGTGCTGGTCATCTTTCTCATTGTACTCCTAATTTAGTTTGGAAGGTCGACTAA
- the LOC127126720 gene encoding syntaxin-22 isoform X1 codes for MSFQDIQSGSNPPSRRTQSPSQAVAAGIFQINTAVGTFRRLVDSVGTVKDTPEHRQKLHNTRQRILQLVKDTSAKLKSLPESHRDANANTNKKIEDAKLARDFQTTLQEFQKVQQLASERESTYTPAAPASNLPTSSGPGQESIEIDPESQPFIRGQMRQEIVLLDNEISFNEAMIEERDQGLREIEEQIGEANEIFKDLAVLVHDQGIVIDDIQSNIDTSAGATAQGKVQLAKASKSVKSKNKWCWWVLLIFVAVLVIFLIVLLI; via the exons ATGAGTTTTCAAGATATTCAAAGTGGTTCCAATCCTCCTTCTCGTCGAACCCAGTCACCGTCGCAAGCCGTTGCTGCCGGAATTTTCCAGATCAACACCGCCGTCGGTACTTTCCGGCGACTCGTTGACTCCGTTGGAACCGTTAAAGATACTCCAGAGCACCGTCAGAAACT GCACAATACGAGACAGAGGATATTGCAGCTTGTGAAGGATACTTCTGCGAAACTCAAATCTTTGCCTGAATCCCATCGTGATGCTAATGCCAAT ACTAATAAGAAAATTGAAGATGCTAAGTTGGCAAGAGATTTCCAAACCACATTGCAAGAATTCCAGAAAGTTCAACAGCTTGCTTCTGAGCGTGAATCAACTTACACTCCGGCTGCCCCTGCTTCTAACTTACCAACAAG CTCTGGCCCCGGTCAAGAATCGATTGAGATAGACCCGGAAAGCCAACCTTTTATCAGAGGGCAGATGAG GCAAGAGATAGTTCTATTGGATAATGAAATATCCTTCAATGAAGCCATGATTGAAGAAAGAGATCAGGGTCTTAGAGAGATTGAAGAGCAAATTGGAGAAGCAAATGAAATATTCAAGGACCTTGCTGTTTTGGTTCATGATCAGGGGATTGTTATTG ATGACATTCAATCAAATATAGATACTTCTGCTGGTGCAACAGCTCAAGGTAAGGTCCAGCTAGCCAAAGCTTCCAAAAGTGTGAAATCCAAAAATAAATGG TGTTGGTGGGTGCTTTTAATTTTTGTGGCGGTGCTGGTCATCTTTCTCATTGTACTCCTAATTTAG